The following proteins are encoded in a genomic region of Montipora foliosa isolate CH-2021 chromosome 10, ASM3666993v2, whole genome shotgun sequence:
- the LOC137974284 gene encoding uncharacterized protein, with amino-acid sequence MSRHLGFFLLILLASCSRQIFAVQRNATVLILGGGISGIAAAKTLSDNGINDFIILEGTEKIGGRMRKMTFHNTTIELGANWIQGEKGNPIELLALKCGLQGKVEDRDFVIRNESGFNTTIEGKMRLLKRDEKIMNEIRAKRRKLKQEDISARVGLRLANWLPVTPEEMVTEYLEYDFEYAVPPKYVSIRTWVADNGSIHSVDGKQFFVTDPRGYVHIVECLADMFLKPSDSRLLLNTTVTEVKNNDNGVYVTSVTGDLFFAKFALVTFSIGVLKSGLVSFKPQLPPWKTEAIFKLNMVTYTKIFLKFPWKFWDDNEYILYASKRRGYYSIMQNLEADSRLPKGTNILLVTVTGEESTRLEYQSNEKTQGEIMKVLENMYGQNIPRPIDIYYPKWGLNRYFFGSWANLPIGISSADYVNLRKPVGSVFFSGEATHELYNGYVHGGYLTGVEEARKIAFCIRTCSCK; translated from the coding sequence ATGAGCAGACACCTTGGTTTCTTTTTGCTTATTTTGCTGGCTAGTTGCAGCCGCCAGATTTTCGCAGTACAAAGAAATGCAACGGTTTTGATTCTAGGCGGTGGCATCTCGGGCATCGCAGCTGCAAAAACACTAAGTGACAATGGCATTAATGATTTTATTATTCTGGAAGGGACGGAAAAAATCGGCGGGCGAATGAGAAAGATGACATTTCACAATACCACAATTGAGTTAGGAGCAAACTGGATCCAAGGGGAAAAAGGGAATCCTATCGAACTTTTGGCGCTCAAATGTGGTTTGCAGGGTAAAGTGGAGGACCGCGACTTTGTGATAAGGAATGAAAGTGGATTCAACACCACAATTGAAGGGAAAATGAGACTACTGAAACGAGATGAAAAGATAATGAATGAAATACGAGCCAAGAGGAGAAAATTGAAACAAGAAGACATTTCTGCCCGGGTTGGTTTACGTCTCGCAAACTGGCTTCCGGTCACACCGGAAGAAATGGTCACAGAGTACCTTGAGTACGACTTCGAATACGCCGTCCCTCCAAAATATGTTTCAATTCGAACATGGGTTGCAGACAATGGTAGTATACATTCAGTGGATGGAAAGCAGTTTTTTGTCACAGATCCCAGAGGTTATGTACATATTGTAGAATGCTTAGCTGATATGTTTTTAAAGCCCAGTGACTCACGATTGCTTTTGAACACAACGGTAACCGAAGTTAAAAATAACGACAATGGGGTTTACGTTACTTCCGTTACAGGTGACCTGTTTTTCGCTAAGTTTGCTCTTGTGACTTTCAGTATCGGTGTCTTAAAGAGTGGTCTCGTTTCTTTTAAACCACAATTACCTCCCTGGAAAACCGAAGCGATTTTTAAGCTCAACATGGTCACCTATACTAAAATTTTCCTGAAGTTTCCGTGGAAATTTTGGGACGATAATGAGTATATTCTTTATGCAAGCAAACGAAGAGGCTACTATTCCATAATGCAGAATCTAGAAGCAGATTCCCGTCTACCGAAGGGAACAAACATCCTCCTTGTAACAGTGACTGGTGAAGAATCAACCAGACTAGAATATCAATCTAATGAGAAGACTCAAGGTGAAATTATGAAGGTACTAGAAAATATGTATGGTCAGAATATTCCACGCCCAATAGATATTTATTATCCGAAATGGGGGCTCAACAGGTACTTTTTTGGCTCTTGGGCAAACCTGCCAATTGGAATATCAAGCGCCGATTACGTCAACCTTCGGAAGCCTGTTGGGAGTGTATTTTTTTCCGGCGAGGCAACGCATGAATTATACAACGGATATGTTCACGGGGGTTACCTTACTGGAGTAGAGGAGGCAAGAAAAATAGCTTTCTGTATACGAACTTGCTCATGCAAGTAA